A window from Candidatus Thermoplasmatota archaeon encodes these proteins:
- a CDS encoding cyclodeaminase/cyclohydrolase family protein: MRQETLEGLLAKIALPTPTPGGGTAAALLAALGCALGRMVVSLTVGKEKYREVESALALDGARLDELRGRFLALAEEDAQSFEAVLAARRMPKATPEEQALRQAAVEEATTKAAAVPLETATLAVEALSILREIALKGNPNAATDAGTGALACHAATQGALLNVRVNVAGLAAQSRREEILERCRSLEMRAGTLLGETLLAVQKQTGV, encoded by the coding sequence GTGCGCCAGGAGACCCTCGAGGGGCTGCTCGCGAAGATCGCGCTGCCCACGCCGACGCCCGGGGGCGGCACGGCGGCGGCGCTCCTTGCAGCCTTGGGCTGCGCGCTGGGGCGGATGGTGGTCTCGCTCACCGTGGGCAAGGAGAAGTATCGCGAGGTGGAGAGCGCGCTTGCGCTCGACGGCGCGAGGCTCGACGAGCTGCGCGGACGATTCCTGGCGTTGGCCGAGGAGGACGCGCAGTCCTTCGAAGCCGTCCTGGCCGCGCGCCGCATGCCCAAGGCGACGCCGGAGGAGCAGGCGTTGCGGCAGGCGGCCGTCGAGGAAGCAACGACCAAAGCCGCTGCGGTGCCGCTCGAGACGGCCACGCTGGCGGTGGAGGCGCTTTCGATCCTTCGCGAGATCGCCTTGAAGGGGAACCCGAACGCTGCCACGGATGCCGGGACGGGGGCCTTGGCCTGCCACGCCGCCACGCAGGGCGCCTTGCTGAACGTCCGCGTGAACGTGGCGGGCCTTGCCGCCCAGAGTCGCCGGGAAGAGATCCTGGAGCGCTGCCGATCGCTCGAGATGCGCGCGGGGACCCTGCTTGGGGAAACGCTCCTTGCCGTGCAGAAGCAGACCGGCGTTTAA
- the ftcD gene encoding glutamate formimidoyltransferase, translated as MEKASGARVVECVPNFSEGRDAKVVEAIAGAIAACGVRVLDVQRDADHNRCVVTFLGSPEACKRAALAGARVAVERIDMNRHQGAHPRVGAVDVIPLVPVSGITMEECVAHARELATALWSELRLPVYFYEEAATRPERRNLEDVRRGQYEGLREAVRSDPSRAPDVGEAALHPTAGAVVVGARAPLIAFNVNLGTSDLALAQRIAKGVRHSSGGFRYVKAMGVKLEDRRIVQVSMNLTNFRGTPIHRVFETIRNEAEAAGVSVVGSEIVGLVPMDALVDAARHFLRIENFAPEQVLERRLLEE; from the coding sequence ATGGAAAAGGCTTCCGGCGCCCGCGTCGTGGAATGCGTGCCCAACTTCAGCGAGGGACGGGACGCCAAGGTCGTCGAGGCGATCGCAGGGGCGATCGCCGCCTGCGGGGTGCGGGTGCTCGACGTCCAGAGGGACGCCGACCACAACCGCTGCGTCGTTACGTTCCTGGGCTCGCCGGAGGCGTGCAAGCGCGCGGCGCTTGCGGGCGCGCGCGTGGCCGTCGAGCGCATCGACATGAACCGGCACCAAGGCGCGCACCCGCGCGTCGGCGCGGTCGACGTGATCCCGCTCGTCCCGGTCTCCGGCATCACCATGGAGGAATGCGTGGCGCACGCTCGGGAGCTGGCGACGGCGCTGTGGTCCGAGCTTCGCCTGCCCGTGTACTTCTACGAGGAGGCGGCCACCCGGCCGGAGCGACGGAACCTCGAGGACGTGCGGCGAGGGCAGTACGAGGGGCTCCGGGAAGCCGTCCGCTCCGACCCGTCGCGCGCGCCGGACGTCGGGGAGGCTGCGTTGCATCCCACGGCCGGCGCCGTCGTCGTGGGAGCGCGCGCGCCGCTCATCGCCTTCAACGTCAACCTCGGCACCTCCGACCTCGCGCTTGCCCAGCGGATCGCCAAGGGCGTCCGCCACAGCAGCGGGGGCTTCCGCTACGTGAAAGCGATGGGCGTGAAGCTAGAGGACCGTCGGATCGTGCAGGTGTCCATGAACCTCACGAACTTCCGCGGCACGCCCATCCACCGCGTGTTCGAGACGATCCGCAACGAGGCGGAGGCAGCCGGCGTTTCCGTCGTGGGAAGCGAGATCGTGGGCCTTGTTCCCATGGACGCGCTCGTGGACGCGGCGCGCCACTTCCTGCGGATCGAGAACTTCGCGCCCGAGCAGGTGCTGGAGCGGCGGCTCCTGGAGGAGTAG
- the hutI gene encoding imidazolonepropionase: MAKPTYDLVVHGASELLTLAGPPGPRTGTALQELGVVEDGAVAIVDGTIARVGTTAELKKLPARRKIDAEGRVVLPGFVDAHSHACFAGSREDELGMKLDGLSYEEIARQGGGILSTMRQTRDASLADLCEETAQRLESMLVHGTTTAETKSGYALTTKGELRMLEAIAQLSREQPVELVPTFLGAHAIPPEFAGKADDYVTLVVDDMLPAVAASGLARFCDVFVDAGAFNLQQGRRILKAGKALGLAPKVHADELTRSGGADLAIEVGAVSADHLLQTPEKGLRGLAREGIVGVMLPATPFASFMKTYPDGAGMVDKGMAVALGSDLCPNAWSESMQFALQLAVYRCGLFVSEAITAATINAAHAIGRANAVGSLAPGKQADLLILDAPGYEWLGYRLGVNLVDTVVKRGKVVVEGGAPV, translated from the coding sequence GTGGCCAAGCCCACCTACGACCTCGTCGTCCACGGCGCCTCGGAGCTCCTCACGCTCGCGGGCCCGCCGGGCCCCCGCACCGGCACGGCTCTGCAGGAGCTTGGCGTGGTCGAGGACGGCGCCGTCGCGATCGTCGACGGCACGATCGCGCGCGTGGGCACGACCGCCGAGCTGAAGAAGCTCCCCGCGCGGCGGAAGATCGACGCGGAGGGCCGCGTCGTCCTGCCCGGCTTCGTGGACGCCCACTCGCACGCGTGCTTTGCCGGCTCGCGCGAGGACGAGCTTGGCATGAAGCTCGACGGCCTCTCCTACGAGGAGATCGCCCGGCAAGGCGGCGGCATCCTCTCGACCATGCGGCAGACGCGCGACGCCTCGCTCGCCGACCTCTGCGAGGAGACCGCGCAACGGCTCGAAAGCATGCTCGTGCACGGAACGACCACGGCCGAGACAAAGAGCGGCTACGCGCTTACGACCAAAGGCGAGCTTCGCATGCTCGAGGCCATCGCGCAGCTCTCGCGCGAGCAGCCCGTCGAGCTCGTTCCCACGTTCCTTGGCGCGCACGCGATCCCGCCTGAATTCGCAGGCAAGGCCGACGACTACGTGACGCTTGTCGTGGACGACATGCTCCCGGCCGTGGCCGCCTCCGGCCTCGCGCGCTTCTGCGACGTCTTCGTCGACGCCGGCGCGTTCAACCTGCAGCAGGGCCGCCGCATCCTCAAGGCGGGAAAGGCCCTCGGCCTTGCGCCCAAGGTCCACGCAGACGAGCTCACGCGATCCGGCGGGGCGGACCTTGCCATCGAGGTCGGCGCCGTCTCGGCCGATCATCTGCTGCAAACGCCCGAGAAAGGGCTGCGGGGCCTCGCCCGCGAAGGCATCGTCGGCGTCATGCTGCCCGCCACGCCATTTGCAAGCTTCATGAAGACCTACCCCGACGGAGCGGGCATGGTGGACAAGGGCATGGCCGTCGCGCTGGGCAGCGACCTTTGCCCCAACGCGTGGTCCGAATCGATGCAATTCGCGCTCCAGCTTGCGGTGTACCGCTGCGGCCTGTTCGTGTCCGAGGCGATCACGGCCGCCACCATCAACGCCGCGCACGCGATCGGCCGCGCGAACGCCGTGGGCTCGCTTGCGCCGGGAAAGCAGGCGGATCTTCTCATCCTCGACGCGCCCGGCTACGAATGGCTCGGCTACCGCCTGGGCGTGAACCTCGTGGACACGGTCGTGAAGCGCGGCAAGGTCGTGGTCGAAGGCGGCGCGCCCGTCTGA
- the hutH gene encoding histidine ammonia-lyase produces MRAAAPPLALTGQDLRCEDVAGVAREKQPVGIAPAAQAAVDRSRAVVEAAVRDEKGKPVYGVTTGFGELATTRIPPSRARELQRNLVLSTAAGVGAPYPTEVVRAMMLLRANALAKGRSGIRRSTLDLLVSMLNAGVHPVVPSQGSVGASGDLAPLAHLALAMMGEGECEHGGGVAPAARALSAAGLAPVELAEKEGLSLINGTQAMTAMAALATVDGARLLATAQVAAAMSLEALLGSVAPFDPRLHEARPHPGQRAVAENLRKLLAGSGIVASHAGCDRVQDPYTLRCIPQVLGPARDALAEARRVVEIEANSANDNPLVLDADVVSGGNFHGQPIALVLAYLAPAMAEIASFAERRVARLVDPNLSEGLPAFLVPDSGVQSGYMIPQYVAAALVSENKQLAWPPVVDSIPTSANQEDHVSMGAHAALSTRRIVENAQRVVGVELLCAAQALALRAPLSPAPATAAALAAVRRRVPPLVADRYLKPEMDAAAELVASGEVLAAAESVCGPLA; encoded by the coding sequence ATGCGCGCCGCCGCGCCGCCGCTTGCGCTCACGGGCCAGGACCTCCGCTGCGAGGACGTCGCCGGCGTCGCGCGCGAGAAGCAGCCCGTCGGGATCGCGCCCGCCGCGCAGGCGGCCGTGGACCGCTCGCGCGCCGTCGTCGAGGCCGCCGTCCGCGACGAGAAGGGGAAACCGGTCTACGGCGTGACGACGGGCTTTGGCGAGCTTGCCACCACGCGCATCCCGCCCTCGCGCGCGCGGGAGCTCCAGCGGAACCTCGTCCTCTCGACCGCCGCCGGCGTGGGCGCCCCCTACCCGACGGAAGTCGTGCGCGCGATGATGCTCCTTCGCGCCAACGCGCTTGCCAAGGGCCGCTCGGGCATCCGGCGCTCGACGCTCGACCTTCTCGTGTCCATGCTCAATGCGGGCGTGCACCCCGTCGTGCCCTCGCAGGGAAGCGTGGGCGCCTCGGGCGACCTTGCGCCCCTTGCCCACCTCGCGCTTGCCATGATGGGCGAGGGCGAGTGCGAGCACGGCGGCGGCGTCGCGCCCGCCGCGCGCGCGCTTTCCGCCGCGGGCCTCGCACCCGTCGAGCTTGCCGAGAAGGAAGGCCTCTCGCTCATCAACGGGACGCAGGCCATGACCGCCATGGCCGCGCTTGCGACCGTCGACGGCGCGCGGCTTCTCGCGACGGCGCAGGTGGCCGCCGCCATGAGCCTCGAAGCGCTCCTGGGCTCGGTCGCCCCCTTCGATCCCCGCCTCCACGAGGCGCGTCCCCACCCGGGCCAACGCGCCGTCGCGGAAAACCTGCGAAAGCTCCTGGCCGGAAGCGGCATCGTGGCGAGCCACGCCGGCTGCGACCGCGTGCAGGACCCCTACACGCTCCGCTGCATCCCGCAGGTGCTGGGGCCCGCGCGCGACGCGCTCGCCGAGGCGCGGCGCGTCGTCGAGATCGAGGCCAACAGCGCCAACGACAACCCGCTCGTTCTCGACGCCGACGTCGTCTCGGGCGGAAACTTCCACGGACAGCCCATCGCGCTCGTCCTCGCCTACCTCGCGCCCGCCATGGCCGAGATCGCCTCCTTCGCCGAGCGCCGCGTCGCGCGCCTCGTCGACCCGAACCTCTCCGAGGGCCTGCCCGCGTTCCTCGTGCCGGACAGCGGCGTGCAGTCGGGCTACATGATCCCGCAGTACGTCGCGGCGGCGCTCGTGAGCGAGAACAAGCAGCTCGCGTGGCCGCCCGTCGTGGACAGCATCCCCACGTCCGCCAACCAGGAGGACCACGTGAGCATGGGCGCCCACGCGGCGCTCTCCACGCGCCGCATCGTGGAGAACGCGCAGCGCGTGGTCGGCGTCGAGCTTCTGTGCGCCGCGCAGGCGCTTGCGCTTCGCGCGCCGCTTTCGCCCGCGCCGGCCACGGCGGCCGCGCTTGCGGCCGTGCGCCGGCGCGTGCCGCCCCTTGTCGCGGACCGCTACCTTAAGCCGGAGATGGACGCGGCCGCCGAGCTTGTCGCCTCGGGCGAGGTGCTGGCGGCGGCGGAATCCGTCTGCGGGCCGCTCGCGTGA
- a CDS encoding response regulator has translation MEKSIAQPIRMLIVEDNEDHSTLLQRAFRGKRFEIDVAINGSDAIALLREPYDIVLLDYKLPDMDGLELLDKIRERDPNAAVVFITGEGNEEVAMRALSHGALDYVTKRAGYDVVISEVVEEALQKVADLRGTETMPNREALERVLANLRLGGVVKAMMVLSFNGKALAFKLPKSVNPDVSAVALGRLRTEAEALSGHFKSGLIYVHLRFGALGVLLEPVGKRAVLATFIDPPEAVASARVLTRQAIEAILAAWSGGPSPPRSDKDRDRDKKDYGMPGAP, from the coding sequence ATGGAGAAGTCCATTGCGCAACCCATTCGCATGCTCATCGTCGAGGACAACGAGGACCATTCCACGCTCCTGCAGCGGGCCTTCCGCGGCAAGCGCTTCGAGATCGACGTCGCCATCAACGGAAGCGACGCGATCGCGCTCCTGCGCGAACCCTACGACATCGTGCTCCTCGACTACAAGCTCCCCGACATGGACGGGCTCGAGCTTCTGGACAAGATCCGCGAGCGCGATCCCAACGCCGCCGTCGTCTTCATCACCGGCGAGGGCAACGAGGAGGTCGCCATGCGGGCGCTCTCCCACGGCGCGCTCGATTACGTGACGAAGCGCGCCGGCTACGACGTCGTCATCTCCGAGGTCGTCGAGGAGGCGCTGCAGAAGGTCGCCGACCTTCGAGGAACGGAGACCATGCCCAACCGCGAGGCGCTCGAGCGCGTCCTGGCCAACCTGCGGCTGGGCGGCGTCGTCAAGGCCATGATGGTGCTCTCGTTCAATGGCAAGGCACTCGCGTTCAAGCTTCCAAAGAGCGTGAACCCGGACGTCTCCGCCGTGGCGCTCGGGCGCCTTCGCACGGAAGCGGAGGCGCTCTCCGGCCATTTCAAGAGCGGGCTCATCTACGTCCACCTCCGCTTCGGCGCGCTTGGGGTCCTGCTGGAGCCCGTGGGCAAGCGCGCCGTGCTCGCCACGTTCATCGACCCGCCCGAGGCCGTCGCAAGCGCGCGCGTGCTCACGCGGCAGGCGATCGAGGCCATCCTCGCCGCCTGGTCCGGCGGCCCCTCGCCCCCGCGCAGCGACAAGGACCGCGACCGGGACAAGAAGGACTACGGCATGCCCGGGGCGCCCTAG
- the hutU gene encoding urocanate hydratase, whose protein sequence is MQSPRAPRGASLTCKGWRQEGLYRLFQNNLENAERPQDLIVYGGTGKLARDVRSFEGIRSALARLGDDETLLVQSGKPVGVFRTHDLAPRVLVANSNLVPAWATWEHARALEARGLWMYGQMTAGSWCYIGSQGILQGTYETFMAAAQRHFGGSLSARIVLTGGLGGMGGAQPLAVKMAGGVCVAVEVDPSRIRRRLDSGYCDVMVESPAEAVRLAEQARQDRKPLSIALLGNCADVLPAFLARGFRPDVVTDQTSAHDALNGYVPGGMAYEDALALRAKEPATYQRLALASMARHCHAMVGFLGRGAIVFDYGNNLRGQALAAGFAHAFAYPGFVQAYVRPMFCQGRGPFRWIALSGDPDDIQKTHAVVRELFPHDAILQRWIDLAERHVPVEGLPARVCWLGLGERERFAARINDMVARGELSAPVAITRDHLDTGSVASPYRETEGMADGSDAIADWPILNALLNTAAGADLVAVHSGGGVGVGLSVHAGMIVVADGSARTAERIGRVFVTDPGIGVLRHADAGYPDARRVAREQGLKGPLQEP, encoded by the coding sequence ATGCAATCGCCCCGCGCCCCCCGCGGCGCGAGCCTCACGTGCAAAGGTTGGCGCCAGGAAGGGCTGTACCGGCTGTTCCAAAACAACCTCGAGAACGCCGAGCGTCCGCAGGACCTCATCGTCTACGGCGGCACGGGCAAGCTGGCGCGCGACGTACGGTCCTTCGAGGGCATCCGCTCCGCCTTGGCTCGATTGGGGGACGACGAAACGCTTCTCGTGCAGTCGGGCAAGCCCGTGGGCGTGTTCCGGACGCACGATCTTGCGCCGCGCGTCCTGGTGGCCAACAGCAACCTCGTCCCGGCGTGGGCCACGTGGGAGCACGCCCGGGCGCTCGAAGCGCGGGGTCTTTGGATGTACGGCCAGATGACGGCCGGAAGCTGGTGCTACATCGGATCGCAGGGAATCCTCCAGGGCACCTACGAGACCTTCATGGCCGCCGCCCAAAGGCACTTCGGCGGCTCGCTGTCCGCGCGCATCGTCCTCACGGGCGGTTTGGGAGGCATGGGCGGAGCGCAGCCGCTGGCCGTGAAGATGGCCGGGGGCGTCTGCGTCGCCGTCGAAGTCGATCCCTCGCGCATCCGCCGCCGCCTCGATTCGGGCTACTGCGACGTCATGGTCGAGTCGCCCGCCGAAGCCGTGCGCCTGGCAGAGCAGGCGAGGCAAGACCGGAAGCCCCTGTCCATTGCGCTCCTTGGCAATTGCGCCGACGTCCTGCCCGCCTTTTTGGCCCGAGGCTTCCGGCCCGACGTCGTAACGGACCAGACAAGCGCCCACGACGCCTTGAACGGCTACGTTCCCGGAGGGATGGCGTACGAAGATGCCTTGGCGCTTCGCGCAAAGGAGCCTGCAACGTACCAGCGCCTCGCCCTTGCGAGCATGGCGCGCCACTGCCACGCCATGGTGGGCTTCCTTGGACGGGGCGCAATCGTGTTCGACTACGGCAACAACCTTCGCGGACAGGCGCTTGCCGCCGGTTTCGCACACGCGTTTGCCTACCCGGGGTTCGTGCAGGCGTACGTCCGACCCATGTTCTGCCAAGGGCGGGGCCCGTTCCGCTGGATTGCCCTGTCGGGCGATCCGGACGACATCCAAAAGACGCACGCGGTCGTCCGCGAACTCTTTCCGCACGACGCCATCCTCCAGCGTTGGATCGACCTTGCCGAGCGTCACGTTCCCGTCGAGGGCCTGCCGGCGCGCGTGTGCTGGCTTGGGCTTGGCGAGCGGGAGCGGTTTGCCGCGCGCATCAACGACATGGTCGCCCGCGGGGAGCTCTCCGCGCCGGTGGCCATCACGCGCGACCACCTGGACACGGGAAGCGTGGCCTCTCCGTACCGAGAGACGGAGGGCATGGCCGACGGAAGCGACGCCATCGCCGACTGGCCGATCTTGAACGCCCTTCTGAACACCGCCGCGGGGGCCGATCTCGTTGCGGTCCACTCGGGGGGAGGCGTGGGCGTGGGCCTCTCCGTGCACGCGGGCATGATCGTCGTCGCCGACGGCTCCGCCCGCACGGCCGAGCGCATCGGCCGCGTCTTTGTCACGGACCCCGGAATCGGGGTCCTGCGCCACGCCGACGCCGGCTACCCGGACGCGCGCCGGGTCGCCCGCGAGCAGGGCCTCAAGGGCCCCTTGCAGGAACCTTGA